In Oncorhynchus tshawytscha isolate Ot180627B linkage group LG28, Otsh_v2.0, whole genome shotgun sequence, a genomic segment contains:
- the LOC112254712 gene encoding ras-related protein Rab-31, whose protein sequence is MAIRELKVCLLGDTGVGKSSIVCRFVQDHFDHNISPTIGASFLTKTVPCGHELHKFLIWDTAGQERFHSLAPMYYRGSAAAVIVYDITKLDSFQTLKKWVKELKEHGPEDIVVAIAGNKNDLGDIREVPMKEAKDFAESIAAIFMETSARNAVNVEELFQKISKQIPPLENPDLDSNESFKIIRQPPPSNKRCC, encoded by the exons GATACTGGAGTGGGCAAGTCTAGTATTGTATGTCGTTTTGTACAAGACCATTTCGACCACAACATTAGTCCAACTATAGG GGCATCGTTTTTAACCAAGACGGTCCCGTGTGGACACGAACTACACAAGTTCCTCATCTGGGACACAGCGGGACAGGAAAGG TTCCACTCGCTGGCCCCCATGTACTACCGAGGCTCTGCCGCAGCTGTCATTGTCTATGACATCACCAAACTG gactcTTTCCAGACACTGAAGAAATGGGTGAAGGAGCTGAAAGAACATGGTCCGGAGGACATCGTTGTGGCCATTGCAGGGAACAAAAACGACTTGGGGGACATCCG GGAAGTTCCTATGAAAGAAGCTAAGGACTTTGCTGAGTCCATCGCAGCTATTTTCATGGAGACCAGCGCCAGAAACGCTGTCAATGTGGAGGAGCTCTTTCAGAAGATCA gTAAACAGATTCCGCCCCTGGAGAATCCAGACTTAGACAGTAACGAGTCCTTCAAGATAATCCGgcagcctcctccctctaacaAACGCTGCTGCTAG